In a single window of the Natrialba magadii ATCC 43099 genome:
- a CDS encoding pyridoxamine 5'-phosphate oxidase family protein, whose product MDDSPSVASDDIRYQGKAVSDEDWIREFLAGQETGVLGLTDDEEPHLVTQLFVCEGDSIYVHGARDGRAYDLVSSTDEPQACFTTSEMGRFIPAEEPVNFTVEYASVVAYGPVSLLTERAEKREILESFMDKFAPQLTPGEDYEPMSEESIDRTAVYRLAVDRWSAKRGEKPADEPGAYDSPLR is encoded by the coding sequence ATGGACGACTCTCCGAGCGTCGCATCCGACGACATACGATATCAGGGTAAGGCAGTTTCTGACGAAGACTGGATCCGGGAGTTCCTCGCCGGGCAAGAAACCGGCGTCCTCGGACTCACCGACGACGAGGAACCACACCTCGTCACGCAACTGTTCGTCTGTGAGGGAGATTCGATCTACGTCCACGGTGCCCGCGACGGGCGCGCCTACGACCTCGTCTCGAGTACCGACGAGCCACAGGCCTGTTTCACGACGAGCGAGATGGGCCGGTTCATCCCTGCGGAGGAGCCGGTGAACTTCACCGTCGAATACGCAAGCGTCGTCGCCTACGGCCCGGTCTCGCTTCTCACGGAGCGAGCGGAGAAACGGGAGATACTCGAGTCCTTCATGGACAAGTTCGCCCCACAGCTCACCCCGGGCGAGGATTACGAGCCGATGAGCGAGGAGTCGATCGATCGGACGGCCGTCTACCGGCTCGCGGTCGATCGCTGGAGCGCCAAACGCGGCGAGAAGCCGGCGGACGAACCGGGGGCGTACGACTCCCCGCTCCGATGA
- a CDS encoding aspartate aminotransferase family protein codes for MELWDEIDASYRERTPTSERAYEELYEHVPAGVASTYRAFEPYPMVIDRADGPYLHDVDGNRYIDYDLNNGAGMVGHNHPAVTDALRDQLENGTLFTHPHELLGEAAEAIKDRWDPIDLVRFTNSGTESTMHAIRVARAYSGREKVLKIEGSYHGAHDYVLLSKSVPAHKLGHPKQPTTVIESEGVPEAIADTVEIGPWNDLDAIESILEENATEIGTLIVEPIVMNVGVTQPHGEYLQGLRELCDEYNVVLIFDEVKTGVKVAPGGAAEYYGVEPDLVTMAKSIGGNTPVGAFGGREDIMREIENGAAHYGTYNGNPLVLRAVTTVLNEVLTDDAYDHVDALGDRLASGYEEIMADEGLAGHVEQVNSQGIVVFTDEEINNYRDFDEHVDVEFHENYWFAMLERGVLPHPHHASQQWTISVQHEDEHIDRHLEAFKDVAPMLAEQQES; via the coding sequence ATGGAGCTCTGGGACGAGATAGACGCATCCTACCGCGAGCGAACGCCAACGAGCGAACGAGCATACGAAGAACTCTACGAGCACGTGCCGGCAGGGGTCGCCAGCACGTACCGTGCGTTCGAACCGTATCCAATGGTTATCGACCGAGCGGACGGGCCGTACCTCCACGACGTCGACGGCAACCGCTACATCGACTACGACCTGAACAACGGCGCGGGCATGGTCGGCCACAACCACCCCGCCGTCACCGACGCACTGCGCGACCAACTCGAGAACGGGACGCTGTTCACCCACCCACACGAACTGCTCGGGGAGGCTGCTGAGGCGATCAAGGATCGCTGGGATCCGATCGACCTCGTTCGGTTCACCAACAGCGGCACCGAGTCGACGATGCACGCGATTCGGGTCGCCAGAGCCTACTCTGGCCGGGAGAAGGTTTTGAAGATCGAGGGCTCGTATCACGGCGCACACGACTACGTCCTGCTGAGCAAGTCGGTTCCCGCACACAAACTCGGCCACCCGAAACAGCCAACCACGGTGATCGAGAGCGAGGGTGTTCCCGAAGCGATCGCAGACACCGTCGAGATCGGCCCGTGGAACGACCTCGACGCCATCGAGTCGATTCTCGAGGAGAACGCGACCGAAATCGGGACGCTCATCGTCGAACCGATCGTGATGAACGTCGGCGTCACGCAGCCACACGGCGAGTACCTGCAGGGACTGCGCGAGCTGTGTGATGAGTACAACGTCGTCCTCATTTTCGACGAGGTCAAGACCGGCGTGAAGGTCGCACCGGGCGGTGCGGCGGAATACTACGGCGTCGAGCCCGATCTGGTCACGATGGCAAAGAGCATCGGCGGAAACACGCCCGTCGGCGCGTTCGGCGGCCGCGAAGACATCATGCGCGAGATTGAGAACGGGGCGGCCCACTACGGCACCTACAACGGCAACCCACTCGTTTTGCGCGCCGTGACGACCGTGCTGAACGAGGTGCTCACGGACGACGCCTACGACCACGTCGACGCTCTCGGCGACCGACTCGCGTCCGGTTACGAGGAAATCATGGCCGACGAGGGCCTCGCTGGCCACGTCGAACAGGTCAACTCCCAGGGCATCGTCGTCTTCACCGACGAGGAAATCAACAACTACCGCGACTTCGACGAACACGTCGACGTCGAGTTCCACGAAAACTACTGGTTCGCCATGCTCGAACGCGGCGTCCTGCCACACCCCCACCACGCCTCCCAGCAGTGGACCATCAGCGTCCAGCACGAGGACGAACACATCGACCGCCACTTAGAGGCGTTCAAGGACGTGGCTCCGATGCTCGCCGAACAGCAAGAGTCCTGA